From the Brassica napus cultivar Da-Ae chromosome A8, Da-Ae, whole genome shotgun sequence genome, one window contains:
- the LOC106371869 gene encoding probable BOI-related E3 ubiquitin-protein ligase 3, which translates to MALPHHFDPHLQDSKSFRDFCGIDGQISPPALGFESSTNLHEHPPYIPPFHVPGFAPGPALQTDGADVGAGFEWNGIYGRKSLKEMDFMENNSQLSSVDFWQGRSVSTGLGLSLDNANGSALLSLVGDDVDRELLRQDSEIDRFIKIQGDQLRQSILEKIQTSQRKTVSLMEERVIQKLRGKDEELEMINRKNKELEVRIEQLTLEAEAWQQRANYNENMIAALNYNLERAHGWPRESNMEEGCGDSELDDTASCFNGKATMMMCRFCGVREVCMLLLPCKHMCLCKECERKLSSCPLCQSSKFLGMEVYM; encoded by the exons ATGGCGCTTCCTCACCATTTCGATCCTCACCTACAAGACTCCAAGTCTTTCAG AGACTTTTGCGGGATCGACGGTCAGATTTCACCACCAGCATTAGGGTTCGAAAGCTCCACGAATCTCCATGAGCATCCTCCGTATATTCCTCCTT TCCACGTTCCCGGTTTTGCACCTGGACCGGCTTTGCAAACCGACGGTGCTGATGTTGGCGCTGGCTTCGAGTGGAACGGCATCTATGGTCGAAAGAGTCTAAAGGAAATGGATTTCATGGAGAACAATTCTCAGTTATCTTCGGTTGATTTTTGGCAAGGCCGGTCTGTCTCAACCGGTTTGGGTCTCTCCCTTGACAATGCTAATGGCTCGGCTTTGTTGTCGCTCGTCGGAGACGATGTTGATCGCGAGTTACTGAGGCAGGATTCAGAAATCGATCGATTTATCAAGATTCAG GGAGACCAATTACGGCAATCTATCCTCGAGAAGATCCAGACGAGTCAGCGTAAAACCGTGTCACTCATGGAGGAAAGAGTGATCCAGAAACTTCGTGGAAAAGACGAGGAACTCGAGATGATAAACCGAAAGAACAAGGAACTCGAGGTGCGAATTGAACAGCTGACACTGGAAGCCGAGGCATGGCAACAACGTGCGAACTACAACGAGAACATGATCGCTGCTCTCAACTACAATCTCGAACGCGCTCACGGTTGGCCGAGAGAGAGCAATATGGAGGAAGGATGTGGAGACAGCGAATTGGATGACACAGCCTCTTGCTTCAATGGTAAGGCGACGATGATGATGTGCAGGTTTTGTGGAGTGAGAGAGGTGTGTATGTTGTTGTTGCCGTGTAAGCATATGTGTTTGTGTAAGGAGTGTGAGAGGAAGCTTAGCTCTTGTCCTTTGTGTCAATCTTCTAAGTTTCTAGGGATGGAAGTCTACATGTGA